ACGCGCCCCGAAGGCGTGCTTTAGCCCGCGTCGCCGGTCGATGGCTAGAGCCGCGATGCAACGCCCCTTGGCGCCTGCCGTTAAACGCCCATCTCAAGCGTCCCCAACCCAAGGAGCCATCATGGAAGTTCTGTATCGCGCCCAGGCCACGGCGTCCGGCGGAGGCCGCGAGGACGGCCGTTCGGCCACCGACGACGGCAAGATCGACGTGAAGCTGTCCACACCCAAGGAAATGGGCGGCAAGGGCGGCGACGGGACCAATCCCGAACAGCTGTTCGCCACCGGCTACGCCGCCTGCTATCTCGGCGCGCTGCGGCTCGTCAGCGGCAAGGCCGGCACGCCGGTCGGCCCCGACACCAAGATCACCGCCGGGGTCGGCTTCGGCAAGAACACCAGGGGCGAAGGCTTCAACCTGGACGTCGATCTGACGGTGTCCGACCACGGTCTGGACCAGGCGGTCATCGAGGACCTGATCGAAAAGGCGCACCAGGTCTGC
Above is a genomic segment from Candidatus Brevundimonas colombiensis containing:
- a CDS encoding organic hydroperoxide resistance protein, which codes for MEVLYRAQATASGGGREDGRSATDDGKIDVKLSTPKEMGGKGGDGTNPEQLFATGYAACYLGALRLVSGKAGTPVGPDTKITAGVGFGKNTRGEGFNLDVDLTVSDHGLDQAVIEDLIEKAHQVCPYSNATRGNVDVRLSAK